GGCGGACGCTACGGTCTGGACGTTGTTCGCCATTTGCTCGGAAGCCGAGGCAACAGCCGACGACTGGATCGAGGTTTCTTCGGCCGTTGAGGTGAGGGTCTGGGCCGCAGCCTCCAGCTCGGTCGCGGCCGACGACACGGATCCGACGATGCCGCCGACGGCGCGATCGAACTGATCGGCCAGCTCGTTCATCGCTCGGCGCTTCTCCTCACCAGCCCGAGCCTCGGCAGCGGCCTGCTCTTCCTGGAGCCGGAGCTTCTCGAGGCCATTTTCACGGAAGATCGCCGCGGCGCGGGCAACGTCGCCGACTTCGTCACGGCGGCCCTCGCCCTCGATGGTGACGTTGTAGTTGCCGGTTGCGAGCTGCTGCAGGGTCGCGACAATCTTGCGGATGGGGCCGGCGATCCCAAACTGCCCGATCAGCACGCCGAGGATCAGACCTAGGGTGATGCCAATGCCGGCTACCATCTGCATCAGGAAGGCACTGGCCTTGTACTCGGCCGTTGCTGCAGCGGAAACCGTCACGACATTCCGCTCGAGAGCGTCAGAGAGCGAACGGACCGCAGCGCCCAACTGCTCGGCGACGACGCGGCTGCTCTCAACGGACTTGTGGAGGTTCTCGAGGTCGGCATTGACCTCGAAGCGCCGCACCTTTGCCGCTTGGACGAAGGTATCCTCCAGCTCGGCCTCGTATGCCTTCAGCGTCTCGTCCACGCGTGCCAGTTGCCCCTGATACTCGGCTGGCAGTTCCCGTGCGAGACGCTGCCGCAGCTGCGCCAGCTCACTCCGTTCGGCTGCGATTTGCTGCTTGGCCCGATTGAAGCTTTCCGGGCGAGGGTCAGCGGCGATTGCATACTCGTTGCGGTTCAGAAGAGCCACGAGCCGGTTCATTCGTGATGCGAAGAGCGCCTGGTTGGCCGATCTCTCCATGACGTCAGTGGCATCGCTCAGCGAACGCAGCGACGTCGAACCGACGTAAGTGATGGTCGCAGAGACAGCCGCGAGGACGCCAATGAGACCGAGAACCTTGGGCAGCACCTTGACGTTGGACAGGACATTCATCGGGAGAACCGGCCAAATTGCGGAAACTTTTTGGACAATGCACGCGGCCCCTTAACGGTAGGTAATTACAACCGAAAGTTCGCGGTAAAGGCCGGCATTGGGCGGTCAATTGTGCGGTGCGGCAGTTCGCGCATGGCAGGGAAAACGGTATTATCGTAAACGGTTTGAGCATCCTGGATCGAGTGCAAATGCCCGACGAACCGTCAGTGCCCCGCTTCCCATCCAACCCGAATTCGGGAGCCTCTTCGGGCCGCAGCATCGAACAAATCGAGGAAATCGGCCGAGCGATTGGCGGTATGCTCGATGCAATCAACCTTCTGACAAAGGAGGTTGCAAAAGGGACCATGGACA
This region of Phreatobacter oligotrophus genomic DNA includes:
- a CDS encoding methyl-accepting chemotaxis protein, which produces MNVLSNVKVLPKVLGLIGVLAAVSATITYVGSTSLRSLSDATDVMERSANQALFASRMNRLVALLNRNEYAIAADPRPESFNRAKQQIAAERSELAQLRQRLARELPAEYQGQLARVDETLKAYEAELEDTFVQAAKVRRFEVNADLENLHKSVESSRVVAEQLGAAVRSLSDALERNVVTVSAAATAEYKASAFLMQMVAGIGITLGLILGVLIGQFGIAGPIRKIVATLQQLATGNYNVTIEGEGRRDEVGDVARAAAIFRENGLEKLRLQEEQAAAEARAGEEKRRAMNELADQFDRAVGGIVGSVSSAATELEAAAQTLTSTAEETSIQSSAVASASEQMANNVQTVASATEEMSISAREIASQVSRSTEIAEKAVQEAADTASKMQELSTSTTSIGAIVNLIEAIAGQTNLLALNATIEAARAGEAGKGFAVVAAEVKQLAEQTSKATAQIGAQITQIQTASGAAASAIDAITETIRHMSSISTSIAAAMEEQTSATAEIARNVQQASAGTAEVSSNIEGVNQAASSTGAAASQVLGSAAELSRNAERLRGELQSFLANVRAA